One Sporosarcina sp. FSL W8-0480 genomic window, CCATAATAACAAAGAAGTTATGCCTAAAATTGCAACTAAACTCCAACTCACTGTCGTATTTTTCATATTTGTGTCCTTTCAAGAAAGTGGATTCGATACTTTTGTTAACTATAAATAATTGTAAACTTATATACATTGAAAACAAACCATAAAAGTAGAAGAAGATGTGCCAATAAGTTCACGATGATTGATGACTTTTTATAAGATCTTTTTCTGAAATACTTATTAAGAAAGAGCAAAAAAAGAATTTGTATTAATGAAATTGGGATACTAATAACAAGAAAAAGGTTAAACTCCTCTTCCTCAGTTAGCATATATCCTTTACTTTCATCAAGCCTGCTTAGCGAAATGAAAATATAGGATATCTTGATAGAGACCCATATAAAGCAGAAGTTGAAAACCAAAAATAAAAGTCCTGTTGTCTTAGGGAATCTGCTCAAAGTATTGCCTCCTCTACACAAAATTGCTCGGATGTGGTACAGCCTTGTCGAAAGCCGATTTTAGTTATTTTAACACAAAGTATCCTTTCCCCCTATTCAAGTCTATATATATAGTGAGAGGATCAATCATGAACAGGAGGAATGGAGATGGAGAAAGGATGGCTGAAATTGAATAGGGAACTGTAGGACAAGCAGTATGAGGCATTTTAAGAAAAACGGATTTTCTAACAGACGAATTAACAATGAAAGAGTGGCTAATAACCATTGAGAAATATGCGTTTTATCAGGTAAACGGGGACGAGCCAACATACGAGGTAACAGGCAGCCAACAGAGTACTAACAGAGAGGTAACATCTATTAAAGAAAGTAAGAAAGAAAGAAAGATAAGAATAAATACTTTCCTGCGGAAACTGTAAGTGACGGAATTCGAAAAACGGAGGGGCTTGAATTGACGAAAGGACACTTGAAGATGTTGGCGCAAAAGACTCATGATGAATTACTGAAAGAGCAAGAGGTATTGGAAACGTACGACGAGTGCGCTCAATTGAAACATTGGAGTGAATGGAAGCCGCAAGTGGAACTTGTTAGTTACCTCGATGGCAGAATCAGCGGCTTGGTCGAAGCGTACTGCCTGATTGAATACGGGGAAGCAAGCGAAATACAGGTCAGCAAAACCTTGAATGAATGGTTCTGCAGTGAATAATAGTTCAGAGAAGTGGAAGTTTCCCCGCTTCTCTCGATTGAAGACATACTTTCAAAAAATAGGGACTACCCGAAGATAGCCCGCCAATTAGCCTTGTAAAATGCTATTCATCTCAATCGACAGCTCAGAAAAAATAAAAGAATGTAGCGTATGATCCACACCAAACACCCGACGTTTGGTATATCGACAGTCCGAAAGGCCATACACCTCAATCGTATAATTTAACGGGTCGGCAATCCAGTACTCCTTTACTTTCGATCGTTCAAATAACGTGAATTTTTCCCTGCGATCCTTCAGCGCAGTTAAAGGGGACAAAACTTCTACGACCAAATCAGCGGCACCAATCGCTCTGTTTGGATGAAGGTTCTGCTTATTG contains:
- a CDS encoding Uma2 family endonuclease; this encodes MIPIDSKQRFTITDIERRDGRWELIDGVPYNMTPAPSTAHRRIVGELFFALRTHFGNNSASVFVAPYNVQLDENDMYTVVQPDISVFCNKQNLHPNRAIGAADLVVEVLSPLTALKDRREKFTLFERSKVKEYWIADPLNYTIEVYGLSDCRYTKRRVFGVDHTLHSFIFSELSIEMNSILQG